A stretch of the Bacteroidales bacterium genome encodes the following:
- a CDS encoding Gfo/Idh/MocA family oxidoreductase, producing MSKVKTAIVGCGKVAHLHAKGLVNAEHSEFTAAYSRSMEKAESFAGQYKVKPYDNLTKMIQNEGVEVLVICTPHPYHAGPVIEGARLGVHSLIEKPMASSLKDCDDMLEAADKYGVTLGVVSQRRFYEPVKRMKQAIDKGKIGSPALGHVIMYGWRDKEYYESDAWRGTWDQEGGGVLVNQAPHQLDLFQWFMGEIKEVYGTWRNLNHPYIEVEDTALAIVKFKNNAIGNILVSNSQKPGIYGKVHINGTNGATIGAQTEGGAMFIAGSTNVQETPFNDLWTVPGEEDQLTQWKEQDEAFFNSINPAEYYIQMQDEDFCQAIVNNRDPILPGKEGRITVELFTAIYRSARNNGAVPFPLKAE from the coding sequence ATGAGCAAAGTAAAAACTGCCATTGTTGGCTGTGGAAAAGTAGCCCATCTGCATGCAAAAGGTCTTGTCAATGCCGAACACTCTGAATTTACTGCAGCTTACAGCCGGAGCATGGAAAAAGCCGAATCCTTTGCCGGGCAGTATAAGGTTAAGCCTTACGACAACCTGACAAAGATGATACAAAACGAAGGAGTTGAAGTGCTGGTCATCTGCACACCCCATCCTTATCATGCGGGACCGGTCATAGAAGGGGCCCGCCTGGGTGTCCATTCTCTGATAGAAAAACCCATGGCCTCATCTTTGAAAGACTGTGACGATATGCTGGAGGCAGCGGATAAATACGGAGTAACACTTGGCGTGGTTAGCCAGCGCAGGTTCTATGAACCGGTAAAACGCATGAAACAGGCCATTGATAAAGGCAAGATCGGTTCACCGGCCCTGGGCCATGTAATCATGTATGGCTGGCGGGATAAGGAATACTACGAGAGCGATGCCTGGCGCGGAACCTGGGACCAGGAAGGTGGAGGCGTGCTGGTCAATCAGGCGCCCCATCAGTTGGACCTGTTTCAGTGGTTTATGGGAGAAATCAAAGAAGTTTACGGTACCTGGAGAAATCTCAACCATCCCTATATTGAGGTGGAAGACACAGCCCTGGCCATAGTGAAATTCAAAAACAACGCCATCGGTAATATTCTGGTCAGCAACTCACAAAAACCGGGCATATACGGAAAAGTACATATCAACGGTACCAATGGCGCCACCATAGGGGCACAAACAGAAGGAGGCGCCATGTTTATTGCCGGATCAACCAACGTACAGGAGACACCGTTTAATGATCTCTGGACGGTTCCTGGCGAAGAGGATCAGCTAACGCAATGGAAAGAGCAGGATGAAGCCTTCTTTAACAGCATCAATCCTGCGGAATATTACATACAAATGCAGGATGAAGATTTCTGCCAGGCCATTGTCAACAACCGGGATCCCATATTACCAGGCAAAGAAGGCAGAATAACCGTAGAACTTTTTACTGCGATCTATCGCTCGGCACGCAACAACGGTGCGGTACCCTTCCCTTTAAAAGCTGAATAA
- a CDS encoding galactitol-1-phosphate 5-dehydrogenase, whose product MKALVLEDYNKLTYKDVPKPEIHSDEVLIKVKAAGICGSDVHGMDGSSGRREPPVIMGHEASGMIEESGSEVKGWKKGDPVTFDSTVYKLDDWYTRRGYYNLSDGRKVLGVSCEDYRLDGAFAEYVKVPAHILHKLPEGVSFTEAAMVEPLAVGAHGVELTSVALNDTAVVVGTGMIGLSVIQIVKERGVGKIIAIDLSEEKLNIAKQVGATHTIQPEKSNVQEEILKLTGDRGADIAFEAVGISSTLQQAISSARRGGSVTLLGNVTPVTEFPMQYVVTRQIRVQGSCAICGEYPAVLDMLSRKQIDIRPLLSVEAPLSEGAQWFYKLYNKEEDMVKVILKPEE is encoded by the coding sequence ATGAAAGCACTTGTTCTGGAAGATTACAACAAGCTAACATACAAAGATGTGCCAAAACCGGAAATCCATTCCGATGAAGTACTTATCAAGGTGAAGGCAGCAGGTATTTGTGGCAGCGATGTACATGGAATGGATGGCAGTTCGGGTCGGCGGGAACCTCCTGTTATTATGGGACATGAGGCTTCAGGAATGATCGAAGAGAGCGGTTCGGAAGTTAAAGGATGGAAGAAAGGCGATCCGGTAACTTTCGACTCAACAGTTTATAAACTTGATGATTGGTATACCCGAAGGGGATATTATAACCTGAGCGACGGACGCAAAGTACTTGGAGTTTCCTGTGAAGACTACCGCCTGGATGGGGCTTTTGCCGAGTATGTAAAAGTGCCTGCTCATATTCTGCATAAATTGCCCGAAGGAGTTTCATTCACCGAGGCTGCAATGGTAGAACCTTTAGCGGTTGGTGCCCATGGGGTAGAACTGACTTCCGTGGCTCTTAACGATACGGCTGTAGTTGTAGGTACAGGAATGATCGGTTTGTCAGTTATTCAGATTGTAAAAGAAAGGGGAGTGGGAAAGATCATTGCTATAGATCTTTCCGAGGAAAAACTCAATATTGCCAAACAGGTAGGAGCCACCCATACCATCCAACCGGAGAAAAGCAACGTGCAGGAAGAAATATTAAAACTAACCGGCGATCGGGGTGCCGATATTGCGTTTGAGGCAGTGGGCATTTCCTCCACCCTTCAACAGGCAATTTCTTCCGCCAGGCGGGGAGGTTCGGTCACGCTGCTCGGAAACGTTACACCGGTAACTGAATTTCCCATGCAATATGTGGTAACCCGTCAGATAAGGGTCCAGGGCAGTTGCGCCATATGCGGAGAATATCCGGCTGTGCTGGATATGCTTTCCAGAAAACAGATCGATATCCGGCCCTTACTTAGTGTTGAAGCTCCCCTCTCGGAAGGAGCTCAATGGTTTTATAAACTTTACAACAAAGAAGAAGATATGGTCAAAGTAATACTGAAACCCGAAGAATAA